A portion of the Pseudomonas synxantha BG33R genome contains these proteins:
- a CDS encoding xanthine dehydrogenase family protein molybdopterin-binding subunit, with the protein MSAIGKPLDRVDGLLKVTGQARYAGEFPEDGLLHGSVVSSTIAKGRVIKIDASKALALPGVVEVIDHLNRPRIASYDDAFQDDDAADGSPFRPLYNDRVLYSGQPLALVIADNLELARHAGSLVHIEYAPEAFETDLLTQQEGAYPSPQTPPKPRGNFQAEWAGAAISLDLHYSTPIEHHNPMEPHASTVLYQADGTLHIHDKTQGPQNCQAYVQKVFGLDKSQVRIFAAFVGGAFGSGLRPQYQLPLAVMASLVLKRSVRVTLTRQQMFTFGYRPRTLQRLQMGAAANGRLLALGHTAIGQTSRFEDFSEHVVEWSGMLYHCDNVQLTYKLVPLDVFTPLDMRAPGAALGVIGLECAMDELACALAIDPVQLRLINYAERNQNEDKPWSSKALRECYSEGAERFGWSQRNPEPRSMRDGRQLIGWGMAGGVWEAMQMKASAKARIDSSGKLTVSSATTDIGTGTYTVMTQIASQASGVAMADISFLLGDSSLPTAPLQGGSFTVSSVGTAVQQACEALNAKLLEIARQTYPVFKDADSVRFEDGQLHSGDVSVSLAQLVKDSGEDALQVQVDSEPDKKREGYASATHSAVFVEVRVDEDLGTIKVSRVVSAIAAGRVVNPKMARSQILGGVVWGIGMALHEETQVDHSLGRYMNHSLAEYHIPVNADIGEIDVLFVEEHDDVVNALGSKGVGEIGIVGVAAAVANAIYHATGKRVREFPITLDKVL; encoded by the coding sequence ATGAGTGCCATCGGCAAACCCCTGGACCGTGTCGACGGTCTGCTCAAGGTCACAGGCCAGGCGCGCTATGCCGGTGAGTTCCCTGAGGATGGCCTGCTGCATGGCAGTGTCGTCTCCAGCACCATCGCCAAAGGCCGCGTTATCAAGATCGATGCTTCCAAGGCCCTGGCCTTGCCCGGCGTGGTCGAGGTCATTGATCACCTCAATCGCCCCAGAATCGCCAGTTACGACGACGCCTTCCAGGATGATGATGCCGCCGACGGCTCACCCTTTCGCCCGCTGTACAACGACCGCGTGCTTTACAGCGGCCAGCCCCTGGCCCTGGTGATCGCCGATAACCTGGAACTGGCCCGGCACGCCGGTTCACTGGTGCACATCGAATACGCGCCTGAAGCGTTCGAAACCGACCTGCTCACCCAGCAGGAAGGGGCCTACCCTTCACCGCAGACACCGCCCAAACCACGCGGCAACTTTCAGGCCGAGTGGGCCGGTGCGGCGATCAGCCTCGATCTGCATTACAGCACCCCCATCGAACACCACAACCCCATGGAGCCCCATGCCAGCACCGTGCTGTATCAGGCGGACGGCACGTTGCATATCCACGACAAAACCCAGGGGCCGCAGAACTGCCAAGCCTACGTGCAAAAAGTGTTCGGCCTGGATAAAAGCCAGGTGCGCATCTTTGCTGCCTTTGTCGGTGGCGCCTTCGGTTCGGGCCTGCGCCCGCAGTACCAACTGCCACTGGCAGTGATGGCGTCCCTGGTGCTCAAGCGGTCGGTGCGCGTGACCCTGACTCGCCAGCAGATGTTCACCTTCGGCTATCGCCCACGCACTTTGCAGCGTTTGCAGATGGGTGCCGCCGCCAATGGGCGCTTGCTGGCCCTGGGGCATACCGCGATTGGCCAGACCTCGCGCTTCGAGGATTTCAGCGAGCACGTGGTGGAGTGGAGCGGCATGCTCTATCACTGCGACAACGTGCAACTGACCTACAAGCTGGTGCCGCTGGATGTATTCACTCCGTTGGACATGCGCGCCCCCGGTGCTGCGCTGGGCGTGATCGGCCTGGAATGTGCCATGGATGAACTGGCCTGCGCCTTGGCCATCGACCCGGTGCAACTGCGGCTGATCAACTACGCCGAGCGCAACCAGAACGAAGACAAACCCTGGTCGAGCAAAGCCCTGCGCGAATGCTACAGCGAAGGCGCCGAACGCTTCGGCTGGAGCCAGCGCAACCCGGAACCGCGCAGTATGCGCGACGGTCGCCAATTGATCGGCTGGGGCATGGCCGGTGGGGTGTGGGAAGCCATGCAGATGAAGGCCAGCGCCAAGGCACGCATCGATAGCAGCGGCAAACTCACCGTCAGCAGTGCCACCACCGACATTGGCACGGGCACCTACACGGTGATGACCCAGATTGCCTCTCAGGCCAGTGGCGTGGCGATGGCCGATATCAGTTTTCTGTTGGGTGATTCGTCATTGCCCACGGCGCCGTTGCAGGGCGGTTCGTTTACCGTGTCTTCCGTCGGCACCGCTGTACAGCAAGCGTGCGAAGCGCTGAATGCCAAATTGCTGGAGATCGCCCGGCAGACTTACCCGGTATTCAAGGATGCCGATTCGGTTCGGTTTGAAGACGGCCAGCTACACAGCGGTGACGTGAGCGTGTCGTTGGCGCAACTGGTCAAGGACAGCGGTGAAGACGCCTTGCAGGTACAGGTCGACAGCGAGCCCGACAAGAAGCGCGAGGGTTATGCCAGCGCTACGCACTCGGCGGTGTTCGTCGAAGTGCGGGTGGATGAAGACCTGGGCACCATCAAGGTCAGCCGTGTGGTCAGCGCGATTGCTGCCGGGCGCGTGGTCAACCCGAAGATGGCCCGCAGCCAGATCCTTGGCGGCGTGGTGTGGGGCATTGGCATGGCGCTGCATGAAGAGACCCAGGTCGACCACTCATTGGGGCGCTACATGAACCACAGCCTGGCCGAGTACCACATCCCGGTGAACGCCGATATTGGCGAGATTGACGTGCTGTTTGTCGAAGAACACGACGATGTGGTCAATGCACTAGGGTCC
- a CDS encoding FAD binding domain-containing protein, translating into MNPFHYSKPAGVQEAVHLSNAASRFIAGGTNLLDLMKENISRPEHLIDITGLPLHEVEETADGGVRIGALVSNADLAWHPLIEQRYPLLSQAILAGASPQLRNMASTGGNLLQRTRCYYFYDATVPCNKREPGSGCPARTGLNRIHAILGASEQCVATHPSDMCVALAALQARVHVEGRGGARVIEFADFHRLPGDAPQRDNQLADDELITAIELPADHLARHSHYLKIRDRASYAFALVSVAAALELDGDTIIDARLALGGVAHKPWRDRAVEAALIGQTVSRETFSNAADALLQDAEPLEHNGFKIKLARRAIIRALSDAAVAGEQP; encoded by the coding sequence ATGAACCCCTTCCACTACAGCAAGCCTGCCGGTGTTCAAGAGGCGGTGCACCTAAGCAACGCGGCCTCGCGCTTCATTGCCGGGGGCACCAACCTGCTCGACTTGATGAAAGAAAACATCAGCCGCCCGGAACACTTGATCGATATCACCGGTTTGCCCTTGCACGAGGTTGAAGAAACCGCCGACGGCGGCGTGCGAATTGGCGCGCTGGTGAGCAATGCCGACCTGGCCTGGCACCCGCTGATCGAACAGCGTTACCCATTGTTGTCCCAAGCGATCCTGGCGGGGGCCTCGCCGCAATTGCGCAACATGGCCAGTACCGGTGGCAACCTGTTGCAGCGCACCCGCTGCTACTACTTCTATGACGCTACGGTGCCGTGCAACAAGCGCGAGCCCGGTAGCGGCTGCCCGGCGCGTACGGGGTTGAATCGCATCCATGCGATCCTTGGCGCCAGTGAGCAGTGCGTGGCCACGCATCCCTCGGACATGTGCGTGGCCCTGGCGGCGCTCCAGGCACGGGTGCATGTAGAAGGGCGTGGGGGTGCACGCGTCATCGAGTTCGCCGACTTCCACCGTCTGCCCGGCGATGCGCCGCAGCGCGACAACCAATTGGCCGATGACGAGCTGATCACCGCAATCGAACTGCCTGCCGACCATCTGGCCCGGCATAGCCACTACTTGAAAATCCGCGACCGCGCGTCCTATGCCTTTGCTTTGGTGTCGGTGGCTGCGGCGCTGGAACTGGACGGCGACACCATCATCGATGCGCGCCTGGCCCTCGGCGGCGTGGCGCACAAACCCTGGCGCGACCGCGCAGTGGAAGCGGCATTGATCGGTCAGACCGTCAGCCGCGAAACCTTCAGCAACGCTGCCGATGCCCTATTGCAAGACGCCGAGCCGCTGGAGCACAACGGCTTCAAGATCAAACTGGCACGACGCGCAATCATCCGTGCCCTGAGCGACGCCGCTGTCGCAGGAGAACAGCCATGA
- a CDS encoding (2Fe-2S)-binding protein: MSANPNGAAAQPFARHPIRMTLNGQPRQLDVLPWTTLLDLLREQLDLVGSKKGCDHGQCGACTVLRDGKRVNACLTLAVMCDGAELTTIEGLAEGDQLHPMQQAFIKHDAFQCGYCTPGQICSAVGLANEGRAHDRAQIQELMSGNLCRCGAYSNIRDAIEEALPACHRSGGEQ, from the coding sequence ATGAGCGCAAACCCCAATGGCGCGGCGGCCCAGCCGTTTGCCCGCCACCCGATACGCATGACACTCAACGGCCAGCCGCGCCAACTGGATGTGCTGCCCTGGACCACCTTGCTCGACCTGCTGCGCGAACAGCTGGACCTGGTCGGCAGCAAAAAGGGCTGCGACCACGGCCAGTGCGGTGCCTGCACCGTATTGCGTGACGGCAAGCGCGTAAATGCCTGCCTGACCCTGGCCGTGATGTGCGACGGCGCCGAGTTGACCACCATCGAAGGGCTGGCCGAAGGCGACCAGTTGCACCCCATGCAGCAAGCCTTCATCAAACACGACGCCTTCCAGTGCGGCTATTGCACCCCCGGCCAGATCTGTTCCGCCGTGGGCCTGGCCAATGAAGGTCGCGCCCACGACCGTGCGCAGATCCAGGAACTGATGAGCGGCAACCTGTGCCGCTGCGGTGCCTACAGCAATATCCGCGACGCCATTGAAGAGGCGCTGCCGGCGTGCCACCGCTCGGGAGGTGAACAATGA
- a CDS encoding DUF4879 domain-containing protein has product MKKANAWSLALIASISLWLGAAPAWGAAAPALSEVRVFKVESAKCSETIPERVNTTQMCEHRGPTQVSVMEVGLGNSPMGRFNGAELNGQRTAVCQVGNISEACNGVGTLMGYIYVFDLNVQAQGWFEFTNTSINPPQNTLKAQLNIR; this is encoded by the coding sequence ATGAAAAAAGCCAACGCGTGGAGTCTAGCTCTGATCGCCAGTATCAGCCTGTGGCTGGGCGCAGCACCGGCGTGGGGCGCGGCTGCACCGGCGTTGAGCGAGGTGCGGGTGTTCAAGGTGGAATCGGCAAAATGCAGCGAAACCATCCCCGAACGGGTGAACACCACCCAGATGTGCGAACACCGTGGGCCCACCCAGGTGTCGGTCATGGAAGTCGGCCTGGGCAACAGCCCGATGGGCCGCTTCAATGGCGCAGAGTTGAACGGGCAACGCACGGCGGTGTGCCAGGTGGGCAACATCAGTGAGGCGTGCAATGGCGTGGGCACCTTGATGGGCTACATCTATGTGTTCGATCTGAATGTCCAGGCCCAGGGCTGGTTCGAATTCACCAATACCTCGATCAACCCCCCGCAAAACACCTTGAAAGCCCAGCTCAATATCCGCTGA
- a CDS encoding NCS2 family permease: MLEKLFQLKAHNTNVRTEILAGITTFLAMAYILFVNPSILGETGMDKGAVFVATCLAAAIGSTVMGLIANYPIALAPGMGLNAFFTYTVVLHMGHTWQVALGAVFISAVLFFLLSIFRIREWIINAIPLPLRSAIAAGIGLFLALIALHNAGIVVANPATLVGLGDLKQPAPILATLGFVLIVALEALAVRGAVLIGILAVTIASIVLGFTPFIGVTSVPPSLAPTFLQLDIKGALDIGLVSVIFAFLFVDLFDNSGTLIGVAKRAGLMGKDGHMPKMGRALIADSTAAMAGSLLGTSTTTSYIESAAGVSAGGRTGLTAIVVAILFLLALFFSPLAASVPAYATAPALLFVAVLMSQGLAEIDWDDITVAAPVVITALAMPFTYSIANGIAFGFIAWTAIKLLSGRYRELNPALVILSILFVIKLGWFNA; the protein is encoded by the coding sequence ATGCTGGAAAAGCTGTTTCAACTCAAAGCCCACAACACCAATGTGCGCACCGAGATTCTTGCGGGGATCACCACCTTCCTGGCCATGGCCTACATCCTGTTCGTGAACCCGAGCATCCTCGGCGAAACCGGCATGGACAAAGGTGCGGTATTTGTCGCGACCTGCCTGGCGGCGGCCATCGGTTCCACCGTGATGGGCCTGATCGCCAACTACCCGATTGCGCTGGCGCCGGGCATGGGCCTCAACGCGTTCTTCACCTACACCGTGGTCTTGCACATGGGCCACACCTGGCAGGTGGCGCTGGGCGCGGTGTTCATTTCGGCGGTGCTGTTCTTCCTGCTGTCGATCTTCCGCATCCGCGAGTGGATCATCAACGCCATCCCACTGCCTCTGCGCTCGGCAATTGCTGCCGGTATCGGCCTGTTCCTGGCGCTGATTGCCCTGCATAACGCCGGGATCGTGGTCGCCAACCCGGCCACCCTGGTAGGCCTGGGCGACTTGAAACAACCGGCGCCAATCCTGGCGACGCTGGGTTTCGTCCTGATCGTCGCACTCGAAGCCCTGGCCGTACGCGGTGCGGTGCTGATCGGTATCCTGGCGGTGACCATCGCCTCCATCGTATTGGGCTTCACACCCTTCATCGGTGTGACCTCGGTGCCACCTTCGCTGGCTCCGACGTTCCTGCAGCTGGATATCAAGGGCGCGCTGGATATCGGCCTGGTCAGCGTGATATTCGCCTTCCTGTTCGTCGACCTGTTCGATAACTCCGGCACCCTGATCGGCGTCGCCAAGCGTGCCGGCCTGATGGGCAAGGACGGTCATATGCCGAAAATGGGCCGTGCGCTGATCGCCGACAGCACCGCCGCCATGGCCGGCTCGCTGCTGGGTACTTCCACCACCACCAGCTACATCGAATCGGCCGCAGGCGTGAGCGCCGGTGGCCGCACCGGCTTGACCGCCATCGTGGTCGCGATCCTGTTCCTGCTGGCGCTGTTCTTCTCGCCGCTGGCCGCCAGCGTGCCCGCGTATGCCACCGCGCCAGCCCTGCTGTTTGTAGCGGTGCTGATGAGCCAGGGCCTGGCCGAAATCGACTGGGATGACATTACGGTTGCAGCGCCGGTGGTGATCACTGCCCTGGCGATGCCCTTCACTTACTCCATCGCCAACGGCATCGCCTTCGGTTTCATCGCCTGGACCGCCATCAAGCTGCTTTCGGGCCGCTACCGTGAGCTGAACCCGGCACTGGTAATCCTGTCGATTCTGTTTGTGATCAAGCTGGGCTGGTTCAACGCATGA